A genomic segment from Leptolyngbya boryana PCC 6306 encodes:
- a CDS encoding GIY-YIG nuclease family protein: MQLEEEAQTILNRLSLMPFDECYPLSREFRNMPAVGGLYAVRHRAEGILYIGLAVSLRRRFRDNGHKAFFWAFLDCYSPFDIRIAVELLTIQSFREGDRLETLMIRSAQPRYNVRKKREE, from the coding sequence ATGCAGTTAGAGGAAGAAGCCCAAACAATTCTAAATCGGCTATCCTTGATGCCTTTTGATGAGTGCTATCCGCTAAGTCGTGAGTTTAGAAATATGCCTGCTGTCGGTGGGTTGTATGCTGTGCGCCATCGAGCAGAAGGAATCTTGTATATTGGGTTAGCGGTGAGTCTGCGGCGGCGATTTCGAGATAATGGGCATAAGGCTTTTTTTTGGGCGTTTCTGGATTGTTACAGTCCTTTTGATATCCGTATTGCGGTAGAACTGCTCACGATTCAGTCTTTTCGAGAGGGCGATCGACTCGAAACACTGATGATCCGATCTGCACAGCCACGCTATAACGTTCGTAAGAAGCGGGAGGAATAA
- a CDS encoding fasciclin domain-containing protein: MADIVDIAVGAGSFTTLVTAVQAANLVDALKSPGPFTVFAPNDEAFAKLPPGTIQTLVQNIPQLARILTFHVVAGKYMKADLEKLGSLPSLEGSPIPFHFEDGFEVKNATVLAADIEADNGVIHVIDTVILMG, encoded by the coding sequence ATGGCAGACATTGTTGATATTGCAGTTGGCGCGGGTTCGTTTACGACATTAGTAACGGCAGTTCAAGCCGCGAATCTAGTCGATGCGCTGAAAAGCCCGGGACCATTTACGGTGTTTGCACCGAACGACGAAGCGTTTGCTAAGCTTCCTCCTGGAACCATTCAAACGTTAGTGCAAAACATCCCTCAATTAGCTCGCATCCTGACGTTTCATGTCGTAGCTGGTAAGTACATGAAAGCCGATTTAGAGAAACTCGGATCGCTGCCTTCGCTCGAAGGCTCACCGATTCCATTTCATTTTGAGGATGGGTTCGAGGTGAAGAATGCAACCGTCTTAGCAGCAGATATCGAGGCAGATAACGGCGTGATTCATGTGATTGATACCGTGATTCTGATGGGTTAG
- a CDS encoding Coenzyme F420 hydrogenase/dehydrogenase, beta subunit C-terminal domain — protein sequence MTLVPHKKAKALKPSSRRPAKELCSECGLCDTYYIHYVKEACAFINQQIPELETQTHGRSRDLENEDDLYFGVSQDMMAARKTEPIPGAQWTGIVSTIAIEMLTRGMVEGVVCVQNTEEDRFQPKPIIATTPEEILAARVNKPTLSPNLSVLEQIEQSGMKRLLVIGVGCQIQALRAVEKKLGLEKLYVLGTPCTDNVTRAGLQKFLDTTSRSPETVVYYEFMQDFQVHFKHEDGSTELVPFFGLKTNELKDVFAPSCLSCFDYVNSLADLVVGYMGAPFGWQWIVVRNDRGQEMLDLVQDQIETQPVMSKGDRRQAVQQSIPAYDKAVTLPMWAAKLMGVVIEKIGPKGLEYARFSIDSHFTRNYLYVKRNHPEKLEQHVPDYAKRIVEQYKLPD from the coding sequence ATGACCCTAGTTCCTCACAAGAAAGCAAAAGCGCTAAAACCGTCGAGCCGTCGTCCTGCGAAAGAACTGTGCAGCGAATGTGGATTGTGCGACACCTACTATATTCACTACGTTAAAGAAGCCTGCGCGTTTATCAATCAGCAGATCCCCGAACTCGAAACTCAAACGCACGGACGCAGCCGAGATCTAGAAAACGAAGACGATCTGTATTTCGGAGTCAGCCAAGACATGATGGCAGCCCGCAAAACAGAACCGATTCCCGGAGCGCAATGGACAGGAATTGTCAGCACGATCGCCATTGAAATGCTGACTCGCGGCATGGTCGAAGGGGTCGTCTGCGTTCAAAATACCGAAGAAGACCGATTCCAACCCAAACCCATCATCGCCACAACACCAGAAGAAATTCTCGCAGCTCGGGTCAATAAGCCAACACTTTCCCCGAATCTCTCAGTTTTAGAGCAGATCGAACAATCGGGAATGAAACGGCTTCTCGTCATCGGAGTCGGGTGTCAAATTCAAGCTTTGAGAGCCGTTGAGAAAAAACTGGGGCTTGAGAAGCTTTATGTTTTAGGCACACCTTGCACCGATAATGTCACCCGTGCCGGCTTGCAGAAATTCTTAGACACCACCAGTCGATCGCCCGAAACCGTAGTCTACTACGAATTCATGCAAGACTTCCAAGTGCATTTCAAACACGAAGACGGCTCAACTGAATTAGTCCCCTTCTTTGGCTTGAAAACAAACGAACTCAAAGACGTGTTTGCACCCTCTTGTCTCAGTTGCTTTGACTATGTAAATTCGTTAGCCGATTTAGTCGTTGGCTATATGGGTGCGCCGTTTGGGTGGCAGTGGATTGTCGTGAGAAACGATCGCGGACAAGAAATGCTCGATCTCGTTCAAGACCAGATTGAAACTCAACCCGTGATGTCAAAAGGCGATCGACGTCAAGCCGTCCAGCAAAGTATTCCGGCTTACGATAAAGCAGTCACATTGCCGATGTGGGCAGCAAAGCTCATGGGTGTTGTAATTGAGAAAATCGGGCCGAAAGGATTGGAATATGCGCGCTTCTCGATCGATTCTCATTTCACTCGCAATTATTTGTATGTGAAACGCAATCATCCTGAAAAACTAGAGCAACATGTTCCCGACTATGCAAAACGCATCGTCGAACAATATAAATTGCCGGATTGA
- a CDS encoding type II toxin-antitoxin system RelE family toxin, whose protein sequence is MNVEYLPKFLKDLKALKSSTGFESINSLVFDEIPKFERLEDINNLSKLKGFDNAYRIRVGDYRIGFFFEENTLTFARVLHRSEIYRYFP, encoded by the coding sequence GTGAACGTTGAATACTTGCCTAAATTTCTGAAAGACTTGAAGGCACTCAAAAGTAGCACAGGATTTGAATCTATAAATTCGCTCGTATTTGATGAGATTCCTAAATTTGAGCGATTGGAAGACATCAACAATCTGAGCAAACTTAAGGGATTTGATAATGCTTATCGAATTCGTGTAGGAGATTACCGCATTGGCTTCTTCTTTGAAGAGAACACTTTGACATTTGCTCGTGTTTTGCATCGGAGCGAGATTTATCGGTATTTTCCTTAG
- a CDS encoding CPBP family glutamic-type intramembrane protease, translating to MKVLLRLRDALLTVPTWRDWQEALVLLTLFGAIYLPIGFSLNFLKFQPESNWQTIISVLFSSFWMPGVNEELLFRGLLIPRTGSQKWAISFSWLLFLVYHLHPFVPAFFRTPAFLIGAGLVGIVCTISYLRSKSVWTAIVLHWSIVATWLLVLGGLDLFRSQR from the coding sequence ATGAAAGTTTTACTTCGACTCCGGGATGCACTTCTCACCGTTCCAACGTGGAGAGATTGGCAAGAAGCGCTCGTACTCCTCACACTCTTCGGCGCAATTTATTTACCGATCGGTTTCAGCCTAAACTTCCTCAAGTTCCAACCCGAGTCAAACTGGCAAACGATCATTTCCGTTCTCTTCAGTTCGTTCTGGATGCCGGGAGTAAATGAAGAACTTTTATTTCGAGGCTTGCTGATTCCTCGGACTGGATCGCAAAAATGGGCGATCTCTTTTAGTTGGCTTTTATTTTTGGTCTATCACCTGCATCCCTTCGTGCCTGCATTCTTCCGAACACCTGCTTTTTTGATCGGCGCAGGACTTGTGGGAATAGTCTGTACGATTTCTTATCTCAGAAGCAAATCGGTCTGGACAGCGATCGTCTTGCATTGGTCGATCGTTGCTACTTGGCTGTTAGTGCTAGGTGGATTAGATTTATTTCGCTCGCAGAGGTAG
- a CDS encoding nucleotidyltransferase family protein produces MKNLEEIRQWLVQHKPILQERYQVKELGIFGSYVRQEQTETSDVDLLVEFSEIPSLLKFVTLENYLSDSLGIKVDLVHKSGLKPRIGERILAEVVYL; encoded by the coding sequence ATGAAAAATTTAGAGGAAATTCGACAATGGCTGGTGCAGCATAAGCCAATTCTGCAAGAGCGCTATCAAGTGAAAGAACTGGGCATTTTTGGTTCTTATGTGAGGCAAGAGCAGACAGAGACGAGTGATGTCGATTTGCTGGTGGAGTTTTCTGAGATACCCAGTTTATTGAAGTTTGTCACTTTGGAGAACTACCTCAGTGATAGTCTCGGCATCAAAGTGGATTTAGTTCATAAATCTGGCTTGAAGCCTCGGATTGGGGAACGGATTTTAGCAGAGGTTGTTTATCTGTGA
- a CDS encoding CO2 hydration protein — protein MNMPAPRTKLPPSQHPFADVIHRLEAGGAMLPDTPENLMQIIGLYKAYAVPMDFYWRDLLYIGEQVFLNPLPIFKYFISDEYMKRHNHYAGDDADLRIWRGTAEAHPELIEFMEKGELNQKLPRALHHLWHDRINMEFAEECMRSMLWHRGMYVPVNQFDPYLDSDEYKANADRAIKAYFRKNPVMAGLYKLFPDMFMEQCRQASYYANLGLFWEVMAPVFFEMSDLYDEGKIATVPQAMDFLVNGIFAIAGRPIYHHVYIDGECFEIIPKSKGFTWLYEAALPYVEAVFYRTSPFRGTKSYNAQAKQVPDDQKDFHYGVLYADKFPVGTAGIPPTFLAQDMLHFLPPYLVDYYKQHCRGEDDMLVQLAVSFQRSMYCVTSAVIQALRCALLYPLDDTNPNHLMANRRFFESQLDRFLRPESRIREIQSQDYR, from the coding sequence ATGAACATGCCCGCTCCTCGCACGAAGCTGCCCCCATCACAGCATCCTTTTGCTGACGTGATTCATCGTTTGGAAGCAGGGGGTGCAATGCTTCCCGATACGCCTGAGAATCTGATGCAGATTATTGGGCTATACAAAGCGTATGCTGTGCCAATGGATTTTTACTGGCGCGATTTGCTCTATATCGGTGAGCAAGTGTTTCTGAATCCGCTGCCCATCTTCAAATATTTCATCTCAGATGAGTATATGAAGCGCCACAATCACTATGCAGGCGATGACGCTGATCTGCGGATTTGGCGAGGCACAGCAGAAGCGCATCCAGAACTGATTGAGTTTATGGAAAAGGGCGAACTCAATCAGAAATTGCCGCGCGCGTTGCATCACCTTTGGCACGATCGCATCAACATGGAGTTTGCGGAAGAATGTATGCGATCGATGTTGTGGCATCGTGGCATGTATGTTCCGGTGAATCAGTTCGATCCGTATCTCGATAGCGATGAATACAAGGCGAATGCCGATCGCGCCATCAAGGCTTATTTCCGTAAGAATCCAGTGATGGCAGGATTGTACAAGCTGTTCCCAGATATGTTTATGGAACAGTGCCGTCAAGCATCGTACTATGCGAATCTCGGATTGTTCTGGGAAGTGATGGCTCCTGTATTCTTCGAGATGTCAGATTTGTATGATGAAGGGAAGATAGCGACTGTCCCGCAAGCGATGGACTTCCTTGTGAATGGAATTTTCGCGATCGCAGGTCGTCCAATTTATCATCATGTGTACATTGATGGTGAATGCTTTGAAATTATTCCTAAGTCAAAAGGATTCACTTGGTTATATGAGGCAGCGTTGCCTTATGTAGAAGCTGTCTTTTACAGAACGTCTCCGTTCCGAGGGACGAAGTCCTACAACGCTCAGGCAAAACAGGTTCCTGACGATCAAAAGGACTTCCATTACGGTGTTCTGTATGCGGACAAGTTTCCAGTGGGAACGGCTGGAATTCCGCCGACATTCTTAGCTCAGGATATGTTGCACTTCTTGCCGCCTTATTTGGTGGACTATTACAAGCAGCATTGTCGCGGTGAGGATGACATGCTGGTGCAGCTTGCCGTCAGTTTTCAGCGATCGATGTATTGTGTCACCTCTGCCGTGATTCAGGCATTACGCTGTGCATTGCTGTATCCATTGGATGATACAAATCCGAATCACTTGATGGCGAATCGACGGTTCTTTGAATCTCAGTTGGATCGATTCTTGCGCCCAGAATCCCGAATCCGGGAGATTCAAAGCCAGGATTATCGGTAA
- a CDS encoding Uma2 family endonuclease codes for MTTLLIQSEPIPLTVSFPALVQMTDKQFYEFCLANRDLRIERTAKGEVIIMPPAFSDTGNRNAKITAQLEVWAEQDGTGEVFDSSAGFTLPNGATRSPDASWIRSERWNALTDEQKASFAPICPDFVIELRSSSDTLSRLQAKMQEYIENGAVLGFLIDRKNTTVHVYRRGQSPEILEQPEMVSGDPELPGFVLRMAKIW; via the coding sequence ATGACGACGTTGCTGATTCAATCGGAGCCAATTCCTTTAACCGTTAGCTTTCCGGCGCTGGTACAGATGACAGACAAGCAGTTTTATGAGTTTTGCCTAGCGAATCGAGATTTGCGAATTGAGCGGACGGCGAAGGGAGAAGTGATTATTATGCCGCCTGCTTTCTCGGATACGGGCAATCGAAATGCTAAGATTACGGCGCAACTCGAGGTATGGGCTGAGCAGGATGGGACGGGGGAGGTGTTTGATTCGAGTGCAGGGTTTACGTTGCCGAATGGGGCGACACGCTCGCCAGATGCTTCCTGGATTCGATCAGAGCGGTGGAATGCGTTAACTGATGAGCAAAAAGCTTCGTTTGCGCCGATTTGTCCTGATTTTGTGATTGAACTTCGGTCTTCGAGTGATACGCTGAGCAGACTGCAAGCGAAGATGCAAGAGTACATCGAGAATGGGGCAGTGTTGGGGTTTTTGATCGATCGCAAAAACACGACGGTTCACGTTTATCGTCGGGGTCAATCGCCTGAGATTTTGGAGCAACCTGAGATGGTGAGCGGTGATCCAGAACTACCAGGATTTGTGCTGCGGATGGCGAAGATTTGGTAA
- a CDS encoding LysR family transcriptional regulator — translation MQNATLHQLKVFEAVARHSSFTRAAEELFLTQPTVSMQVKQLSKTVGLPLFEQVGKRLYLTAAGKELYSTCRDVFERLDQFQISVADLKGLKQGTLRLAVVTTAKYVIPRILGPFCQRYPGIDVSLTVTNHQYVLDSLADNRDDLYILSQLPDDSDAHCEPFMENPLVVLAPRTHPLAHEKNIPISRICEEPFIMREPGSGTRKAVQKLFDAHGLPLKVKLDLGSNEAIKQAIAGGMGLSVLSKHTLALEGLNNQLTILDVEGFPIERSWYVVHPSGKQLSAIAKAFYDYLMNEGKQVAEATSLLGMEQQQPQKVEV, via the coding sequence TTGCAAAATGCTACATTGCACCAACTAAAAGTTTTTGAAGCGGTCGCACGTCATAGTAGTTTTACACGCGCCGCTGAGGAATTGTTTCTCACTCAGCCAACCGTCTCGATGCAAGTCAAACAACTGTCGAAAACAGTTGGATTGCCGCTCTTTGAACAAGTAGGTAAACGTCTGTATCTGACGGCAGCGGGCAAAGAGTTGTACTCGACTTGTCGAGATGTGTTTGAACGGCTGGATCAGTTTCAGATTTCGGTGGCTGATCTCAAAGGGTTGAAGCAGGGGACGTTGCGCCTTGCGGTCGTTACCACTGCGAAGTATGTGATTCCGAGAATTTTGGGGCCGTTTTGTCAGCGGTATCCAGGGATCGATGTGTCGCTGACGGTAACGAACCATCAGTACGTGCTAGATAGCTTGGCAGATAATCGGGATGATTTGTACATTCTGAGTCAGTTGCCGGATGATTCGGATGCTCATTGTGAGCCATTTATGGAGAACCCGCTGGTGGTACTTGCTCCCCGGACGCATCCGCTCGCACATGAGAAGAATATTCCGATTTCACGGATTTGTGAGGAGCCGTTTATTATGCGGGAACCCGGATCGGGGACGCGCAAGGCGGTGCAGAAGTTGTTTGATGCTCACGGGTTGCCCTTGAAGGTGAAGCTCGATTTGGGCAGCAATGAGGCGATTAAGCAGGCGATCGCGGGTGGAATGGGATTATCTGTTCTCTCAAAGCATACGCTGGCGCTGGAAGGGTTAAATAATCAACTGACGATTTTGGATGTTGAAGGATTTCCGATCGAGCGGTCTTGGTATGTGGTGCATCCGTCTGGAAAGCAGCTTTCTGCGATCGCGAAAGCCTTCTACGACTACTTGATGAATGAAGGGAAGCAGGTAGCTGAGGCAACTTCGCTGCTGGGCATGGAACAACAGCAACCGCAAAAAGTTGAGGTGTAG
- a CDS encoding TIR domain-containing protein, which produces MTLKLFISYATRDEIFCDELDTHLALLKRQGFIDTWSARDITAGTDRAQAIGNLHTAEIILLLISPNFIASDYCYDSELSHAIERHQQGKARVVPIIVRPCEWKFPPLDQLQAIPSKPGEGIKSVTQWENRDEAFLAIAQEIRRVAKELKEVCSIPKATSQREETIEEIRSRCRQKMIAQYNSIRLLNQTEITVDQLYVDVWLLKRPTQTLQPGSKMWELFDLRNDRLGLGDRDIRADGMEVANQRNRLLILGKPGAGKTTFLKHLAVDCSKEKFQSDLIPVLIELRQIRSKEWNLLDAIAEQLELSLQQTEKLLKQGNLLMLMDGLDEVPSSAFRANVQTQVRDLAKKPEHARNRFILTCRTQIITGEMPQGFTAVEVADFNPEQVQRFVENWFRASGLEDNEVDQRWRNFEGEIDQNPALKELTVTPVLLSLMCWVFEDTGELPTQQASLYDQGINLLLERWNERKDIPGWEMGNEVYRALDLKQKKQLLTEIAAWKFENPENFVLFEQEVLTQQIAQILKLDNSRDGEAVLRAIEAQHGLLVERADQLWSFSHLTFQEHFTVQWLTQLSPEQIASKIANRQWQNVVEQLLKSQPSDKLLKLIKQAIDGSVSQDAKCQKFLAWVAQKAESSNAPYKSSALRALYFPLDLARAHALDLARDLARALDLARDLAHVLDLAHALDLARDLALGLARALDLALDLARALDCDLARARARALDCDLALALDLALALARTLDPELVKKLQKLREQLPQNLSKERFDSFKQWWHSEGQQWIQALRQTMIEHRNIGHDWQFAESQNQDLRQYYNANQFLVKLLKEGKVSEEVRQEIEDNLLLPIDRL; this is translated from the coding sequence ATGACCCTGAAGCTTTTCATTTCTTATGCGACCAGAGACGAAATCTTCTGCGATGAACTCGATACGCATCTTGCTTTGCTGAAACGTCAGGGCTTCATCGATACTTGGAGCGCTAGGGATATTACTGCCGGAACGGATAGGGCACAAGCGATTGGTAATCTCCATACTGCTGAAATTATTCTGTTGCTGATTAGCCCAAATTTCATTGCTTCTGACTACTGTTACGATTCCGAACTGAGTCATGCGATCGAGCGACATCAGCAAGGCAAAGCGCGCGTTGTTCCAATTATTGTTCGCCCTTGTGAATGGAAATTTCCTCCCTTAGATCAACTTCAAGCAATTCCGAGCAAGCCGGGTGAAGGCATAAAATCAGTTACTCAGTGGGAGAATCGAGACGAAGCATTTCTAGCTATCGCTCAAGAAATTCGTAGAGTAGCGAAGGAACTGAAAGAGGTTTGCTCGATTCCAAAAGCTACATCTCAGAGGGAAGAGACGATCGAAGAAATTCGATCGCGCTGTCGCCAAAAGATGATCGCTCAGTACAACTCGATTCGATTGTTGAATCAAACTGAGATTACAGTCGATCAGCTTTATGTTGATGTCTGGTTGCTGAAGCGTCCAACTCAGACATTACAGCCCGGATCAAAGATGTGGGAGTTGTTTGATCTGCGGAACGATCGCTTGGGATTGGGCGATCGCGATATTCGGGCTGACGGGATGGAAGTTGCGAATCAAAGAAATCGCTTGCTGATTCTAGGAAAGCCAGGGGCAGGGAAAACGACGTTTCTCAAGCATTTAGCAGTAGATTGCAGCAAGGAGAAATTTCAATCAGATCTGATTCCTGTTTTGATTGAATTGCGACAGATTCGATCAAAAGAATGGAACTTGTTAGATGCGATCGCTGAGCAGCTAGAGTTGTCTCTTCAGCAAACAGAAAAACTTCTGAAGCAAGGGAATCTGCTCATGTTGATGGATGGACTAGATGAAGTTCCAAGCAGCGCATTTCGAGCAAATGTGCAAACTCAGGTGCGCGACCTTGCTAAAAAGCCAGAACATGCGAGAAATCGATTTATCCTGACTTGTCGGACTCAGATTATTACTGGAGAGATGCCGCAGGGTTTTACTGCTGTTGAGGTGGCAGACTTCAATCCAGAGCAAGTTCAGCGATTTGTCGAGAATTGGTTTCGGGCTAGTGGATTGGAGGACAACGAAGTTGATCAACGATGGCGAAATTTTGAAGGTGAAATCGACCAAAATCCTGCTCTCAAAGAATTGACCGTAACACCAGTGCTGTTGAGTTTGATGTGCTGGGTGTTTGAAGATACGGGAGAATTACCGACTCAACAGGCTTCGCTCTATGACCAGGGAATCAATTTACTATTGGAACGATGGAATGAGCGGAAAGACATTCCTGGATGGGAGATGGGAAATGAAGTCTATCGTGCCCTTGATCTAAAGCAAAAAAAGCAACTGCTTACTGAGATTGCAGCGTGGAAATTTGAGAATCCAGAGAACTTTGTGTTGTTTGAGCAAGAAGTTTTGACGCAGCAGATTGCCCAAATACTCAAGCTTGACAATTCAAGAGATGGAGAAGCGGTATTGAGAGCGATCGAGGCACAGCATGGATTACTCGTCGAACGGGCTGATCAGCTATGGTCGTTTTCTCATCTCACCTTTCAGGAACACTTCACGGTGCAATGGCTGACTCAACTTTCTCCTGAACAAATTGCTAGCAAGATAGCCAATCGTCAGTGGCAAAACGTAGTGGAGCAACTCCTCAAATCTCAACCCTCTGACAAATTGCTCAAGCTGATTAAACAGGCAATTGATGGATCTGTCTCGCAAGATGCTAAATGCCAGAAGTTTCTGGCGTGGGTTGCTCAGAAAGCTGAATCCAGTAACGCACCATATAAATCTTCTGCACTTCGAGCGCTTTACTTTCCTCTCGATCTCGCCCGCGCCCATGCCCTCGACCTTGCCCGTGACCTTGCCCGCGCTCTCGACCTTGCCCGTGACCTTGCCCATGTCCTCGACCTTGCCCATGCCCTCGATCTTGCCCGTGACCTTGCTCTCGGCCTTGCCCGCGCTCTTGACCTTGCTCTCGACCTTGCCCGTGCCCTCGACTGCGACCTTGCCCGCGCCCGTGCTCGCGCCCTCGACTGCGACCTTGCTCTCGCCCTTGACCTCGCCCTCGCCCTCGCCCGTACCCTTGATCCAGAATTAGTGAAAAAGCTACAAAAGCTTAGAGAACAGTTACCCCAAAACTTGTCCAAAGAGCGTTTTGATTCTTTCAAGCAGTGGTGGCACAGCGAAGGGCAGCAGTGGATTCAAGCATTGCGACAAACGATGATTGAACATCGAAATATTGGTCACGACTGGCAGTTTGCCGAATCCCAGAATCAGGATTTACGGCAGTACTACAATGCCAATCAATTTCTAGTCAAATTGCTAAAGGAGGGTAAGGTCAGCGAGGAGGTGCGGCAGGAAATTGAAGATAATCTGCTGTTGCCGATCGATCGGCTCTAG